A window of the Tessaracoccus sp. MC1865 genome harbors these coding sequences:
- a CDS encoding mannose-1-phosphate guanylyltransferase, whose protein sequence is MRYVVIMAGGSGTRLWPLSRKGRPKQLLEMVGGKSLLRLAYERLDGLVDKNRILVCTGRSYADDVARQLPELAPGNILGEPEGRDSLNAVAWSAAVVADRDPDGVVAMVTADQIIEPVDEFQRSLSLAFDVAEARPNALVTLGVVPTSPHTGYGYLHRADELEGFSGVHRVAEFKEKPSRDVAVAYVNSGEYWWNAGMFVWRANTLLSQLDQLLPDTARTVREIVAHPERLDELFPTLQKISVDYAVMEPASVGKTDAEVVSVGLHIHWKDVGGFLSLAELFTRDEHGNAVDGRTVTLDSSGSVLVNAAGPDHVVAALGLKNCLVVATETATLVAGLEDSERIRELVELVRTRVGAEYA, encoded by the coding sequence ATGCGTTACGTCGTCATCATGGCCGGTGGGTCCGGCACGCGCCTGTGGCCGCTCTCGCGCAAGGGCAGGCCGAAGCAGTTGCTGGAGATGGTGGGCGGGAAGTCCCTGCTCCGGCTGGCCTACGAACGACTGGACGGACTCGTCGACAAGAACCGCATCCTGGTCTGCACGGGCCGCAGCTACGCCGACGACGTGGCACGCCAGCTTCCGGAACTCGCGCCCGGCAACATCCTGGGGGAGCCCGAGGGCCGCGACTCCCTCAACGCGGTGGCCTGGTCCGCAGCCGTCGTCGCGGACCGTGATCCCGACGGGGTGGTCGCCATGGTGACGGCTGACCAGATCATCGAACCCGTCGACGAGTTCCAACGTTCCTTGTCGCTCGCCTTCGACGTCGCGGAGGCCCGCCCCAACGCGCTGGTCACCCTCGGCGTCGTGCCCACCTCGCCGCACACCGGCTACGGCTACCTGCACCGCGCGGACGAACTCGAGGGCTTCAGCGGAGTCCACCGCGTCGCGGAGTTCAAGGAGAAGCCCAGCCGGGACGTCGCCGTCGCATACGTGAACTCGGGGGAGTACTGGTGGAACGCCGGCATGTTCGTCTGGCGGGCCAACACCTTGCTCAGCCAACTGGACCAGCTGCTGCCGGACACGGCCCGGACCGTGCGCGAAATCGTGGCGCATCCCGAGCGCCTGGATGAGCTGTTCCCGACCCTCCAGAAGATCTCCGTGGACTACGCGGTGATGGAGCCCGCCTCCGTGGGCAAGACCGACGCCGAGGTGGTCAGCGTCGGGCTGCACATCCATTGGAAGGACGTGGGTGGTTTCCTGTCGCTCGCGGAGTTGTTCACCCGCGACGAGCACGGCAACGCCGTCGACGGCCGGACGGTGACCCTGGATTCGTCGGGCTCGGTGCTGGTCAACGCCGCTGGGCCGGACCATGTGGTGGCCGCGCTGGGCCTGAAGAACTGTCTCGTGGTGGCCACGGAGACTGCCACGTTGGTGGCCGGCCTCGAAGATTCCGAGCGGATCCGTGAACTCGTCGAGCTGGTGCGAACCCGTGTTGGGGCAGAATACGCCTAA
- a CDS encoding WhiB family transcriptional regulator, with translation MDETWELFADEGTFAWQAEALCAQTDPEAFFPEKGGSTRDAKRVCLSCTVRTECLEYALAHDERFGIWGGLSERERRKLKRAAG, from the coding sequence ATGGACGAGACATGGGAGCTCTTCGCTGATGAGGGGACTTTTGCATGGCAGGCTGAAGCGCTGTGTGCCCAAACCGATCCGGAAGCCTTCTTCCCTGAGAAGGGTGGGTCGACCCGTGATGCGAAACGGGTCTGCCTGAGTTGCACAGTGCGCACCGAATGCCTTGAATACGCCCTCGCACACGACGAGCGTTTCGGCATCTGGGGCGGGCTTTCTGAGCGGGAGCGCCGCAAGCTCAAGCGCGCTGCCGGCTGA
- a CDS encoding glycosyltransferase — MTEEPQRGVIDDDLWSWIEHEDPVADVPEVDPSSVVAVMVTHNAAEWLPRQLLSVAMLSTRPGRIVVVDTGSTDETPELVARALDEGVIDDFLRADATTTFGGAVHAALADTEPEWIWLLHDDSAPHRDALAHLLEGARQADVVVPKLLQPKRRNYPETLSEVGQAITPGGLRVPMVEAGDVDQGQTEPRDVLGASTAGLLIRGGTWREVGGLAPEVERHRDGVDFGWRANALGFRVLTWPAASLHHRRVGHTGERPSKQHPHLDDRLAALRIAGARGASGFGLAAASVFRALGFLLGKSPSFAAAEMRALGRYQRSSSLTRSLKDRFPTEDMTPSDLLPNRWWPVRNAADKVGHGLSERYRNLTDVSADTSIDELTGDDFAGGQIRRRVFSPVTALVVVLLIAAFIAGRTLLGAGPVSGGGMLPAPSSLGAAWQAYLTGEAPWLGLAAFASLGGLGSPGWFAFLAVLLTPLLAGLAALALLRRVGLAAGPAAAVSAVWAGATILLGLVTAGDVSGMVLSVAGPLLARAVLAVVRSEASGAERLRAPAGAGFWLIVVASVWPAALLFVTIAGVAWGARHRHRVVDVVVGVLPAWIFFAPWLPTLARYPGRLLTGVDPLAWPDFPPASYALVVGRILPSGLPVWANVAFFAVLGVVALFAVAGLRYRQWLWTLVGIAAPLVLGTLLSRLTLEVDGGTARALLSPWALLVVAALLAPVVFAERDAGRKRRAALLALVLAALLAFGAWGWVGFAGPVRSTTSVLPGYVRDVMFSPRDTRALAVELSPDGTVDWNVVDARQPRWGSAERNPAGSFAGQFTTLVHAIASGSVPDDLAERLRLMGVSHVWLRGFDDDQRAAMDNLEGLVGAAADDRSVVWTVSGLVSRVTYAAEDPEPVPVTDGHLPEGDDGRYLVVAEPAESDWVATLNGRDLERTSGFSWAALDTEMLTFDAGAEAGELVVEPAPRDGRFVLHLLVMLGLALLAAPTLGAATAARRGQE, encoded by the coding sequence GTGACCGAGGAACCGCAGCGCGGGGTGATCGACGACGACCTCTGGTCGTGGATCGAGCACGAAGACCCCGTCGCTGACGTCCCCGAGGTCGATCCTTCTTCTGTGGTCGCCGTCATGGTGACCCACAACGCAGCTGAATGGCTGCCCCGGCAGTTGCTGTCCGTCGCGATGCTGAGCACCCGACCCGGCCGGATCGTCGTCGTCGACACCGGCTCAACTGACGAGACTCCAGAACTGGTTGCGCGGGCCCTGGACGAGGGCGTCATTGACGACTTCCTCCGCGCCGACGCCACCACCACGTTCGGTGGCGCGGTCCATGCGGCGCTCGCGGACACCGAGCCGGAATGGATCTGGCTCCTCCACGACGACTCAGCACCCCACCGGGACGCGCTGGCGCATCTGTTGGAGGGCGCCCGCCAGGCCGACGTCGTGGTGCCCAAACTCCTGCAGCCCAAGCGCCGCAACTATCCCGAGACCCTCTCCGAGGTGGGCCAGGCCATCACACCGGGCGGGCTCCGGGTCCCCATGGTGGAGGCCGGCGACGTCGATCAGGGGCAGACCGAGCCGCGCGACGTGCTGGGCGCCTCCACCGCGGGCCTGCTGATCCGCGGCGGCACTTGGCGCGAGGTGGGTGGTCTCGCCCCGGAGGTGGAGCGGCACCGCGACGGCGTCGACTTCGGCTGGCGCGCCAACGCGCTTGGTTTCCGCGTGCTGACGTGGCCCGCGGCCTCGCTGCACCACCGGCGGGTGGGGCACACGGGGGAGCGGCCCTCGAAACAACACCCCCACCTCGACGACAGGCTGGCGGCGCTACGCATCGCGGGCGCCCGCGGGGCCTCGGGCTTCGGGCTGGCCGCAGCCTCGGTGTTCCGGGCGTTGGGCTTCCTGCTGGGCAAGTCGCCGTCGTTCGCCGCTGCGGAGATGCGCGCGCTGGGCAGGTACCAGCGCAGCTCGTCCCTCACCCGGTCGCTGAAGGACCGTTTCCCCACCGAGGACATGACGCCCTCAGACTTGCTGCCCAACCGTTGGTGGCCGGTGCGCAACGCGGCGGACAAGGTGGGCCACGGACTCTCCGAGCGCTACCGCAACCTCACCGACGTCTCGGCGGACACCTCGATCGACGAACTCACCGGCGATGACTTCGCCGGCGGGCAGATCCGCCGCAGGGTCTTCTCGCCGGTGACCGCCCTGGTCGTCGTCCTGCTCATCGCCGCGTTCATCGCCGGGCGCACCCTGCTGGGTGCAGGCCCTGTCTCGGGCGGCGGCATGCTGCCGGCGCCGTCGTCCCTCGGCGCCGCCTGGCAGGCCTACCTCACGGGCGAGGCCCCCTGGTTGGGCCTGGCCGCTTTCGCGTCTCTGGGCGGGCTCGGCAGCCCCGGCTGGTTCGCCTTCCTCGCCGTGCTGTTGACACCGCTGCTGGCCGGGTTGGCCGCCCTCGCGTTGCTGCGGCGGGTGGGACTCGCGGCGGGGCCCGCTGCCGCGGTGAGCGCGGTCTGGGCCGGCGCCACCATCCTATTGGGGCTGGTGACGGCCGGCGACGTCAGCGGCATGGTGCTCTCGGTGGCCGGGCCCTTGCTGGCTCGGGCGGTGCTCGCCGTCGTGCGGAGCGAGGCCAGCGGTGCCGAACGGCTCCGCGCGCCTGCCGGCGCCGGCTTCTGGCTCATCGTGGTGGCCTCGGTGTGGCCTGCCGCTCTCCTCTTCGTGACCATCGCGGGCGTCGCCTGGGGCGCGCGGCACCGGCACCGCGTCGTCGACGTGGTGGTGGGGGTGCTTCCCGCCTGGATCTTCTTCGCGCCCTGGCTGCCCACCCTCGCGCGCTACCCGGGGCGCCTGCTGACGGGGGTGGACCCGCTCGCCTGGCCGGACTTCCCGCCCGCCTCGTACGCGTTGGTCGTGGGTCGCATCCTCCCCTCGGGCCTACCCGTCTGGGCCAACGTGGCGTTCTTCGCTGTGCTGGGCGTCGTGGCGCTGTTCGCCGTCGCCGGGCTCAGGTACCGCCAGTGGCTCTGGACGCTGGTGGGCATCGCGGCGCCCCTGGTGCTGGGCACGCTCCTGTCTCGGCTCACGCTCGAGGTCGACGGCGGCACGGCCCGCGCGCTGCTGTCGCCGTGGGCGCTGCTCGTGGTGGCGGCGCTGCTGGCACCCGTCGTGTTCGCCGAACGGGACGCGGGCCGGAAACGGCGCGCGGCGCTGCTGGCGCTGGTCCTGGCCGCCCTGCTGGCCTTCGGCGCCTGGGGCTGGGTGGGCTTCGCCGGCCCGGTCCGTTCCACCACCAGCGTGCTGCCGGGCTATGTCCGCGACGTGATGTTCTCCCCGCGTGACACCAGGGCCCTGGCCGTCGAGCTGTCTCCGGACGGCACCGTCGACTGGAACGTCGTGGATGCGCGCCAGCCCCGCTGGGGTTCGGCGGAGCGCAATCCGGCGGGGTCCTTCGCCGGCCAGTTCACCACGCTGGTGCACGCCATCGCGAGCGGTTCCGTGCCGGACGACCTGGCTGAGCGACTGCGCCTCATGGGCGTGTCCCACGTGTGGCTGCGCGGCTTCGACGACGACCAGCGGGCCGCCATGGACAATCTGGAGGGTCTGGTGGGCGCCGCCGCGGACGACCGATCCGTCGTCTGGACGGTCAGCGGGCTGGTCTCGCGCGTGACGTACGCAGCGGAGGACCCGGAACCCGTACCCGTGACCGACGGGCACCTTCCCGAGGGCGACGACGGGCGCTACCTGGTCGTCGCAGAGCCGGCAGAGTCAGACTGGGTGGCCACGCTCAACGGCCGCGACCTTGAGCGCACCAGCGGGTTCTCCTGGGCGGCCCTGGACACCGAGATGCTCACGTTCGACGCGGGTGCCGAGGCGGGCGAACTCGTCGTCGAGCCTGCGCCGCGCGACGGCAGGTTCGTGCTGCACCTCCTGGTGATGCTGGGCCTCGCGCTGCTCGCGGCGCCCACCCTGGGGGCCGCCACGGCGGCCCGGAGGGGACAGGAATGA
- a CDS encoding DUF5719 family protein — protein MIRRILVTLVAFLVIGGLAVGLSLLTPARVPASATVDLPRTTRMTCLQSGDALAYSAGTMTATATESGDQVFSRTGSGLFAGVDGPFVIGADALAVAGIYAAGPARTFAPCAPAATSGTIVVTEPGDAELLITNSDANEAIVDLTLLGPDGEVAAIGARGIAVAPGVSRRIALSVLSPEGPVGVSFRASEGRVAMAAVNVEGRAARYVAPTRPALEHLIGGVPPGASDVQLVISNPREERADITVTALGATSSYELAATADLSVEPMSSVVVPIAESLGGEASAIRVESTQEVAAGVVVSGPTGSPATLVDVEAAPELAATTMGGALQITNPGTDPVEVKVSAGEGFTLTVSPGTTVVQVLPLAAQQLITVTADDPVIASAATSEATGTIIVPLGGVADEPRSTGRAELDAHLR, from the coding sequence ATGATCAGACGGATACTCGTGACCCTCGTGGCGTTCCTGGTCATCGGTGGCCTCGCTGTGGGACTGTCGCTCCTGACCCCGGCCCGGGTGCCGGCCTCCGCGACGGTGGACCTGCCCCGCACCACGCGGATGACCTGCCTGCAGTCGGGCGACGCGCTGGCCTATTCGGCCGGGACGATGACCGCCACGGCCACGGAGTCCGGCGACCAGGTCTTCTCCCGCACCGGCTCGGGCCTGTTCGCCGGGGTGGACGGGCCGTTCGTGATCGGCGCCGATGCCCTGGCGGTCGCGGGCATCTACGCGGCCGGGCCGGCCCGCACGTTCGCGCCCTGTGCGCCCGCGGCGACGTCCGGCACCATCGTGGTCACGGAGCCGGGCGACGCCGAACTGCTGATCACCAACAGCGACGCGAACGAGGCCATCGTGGACCTCACCCTGCTCGGCCCGGACGGTGAGGTGGCCGCCATCGGTGCCCGCGGCATCGCGGTGGCCCCGGGTGTGTCCCGCAGGATCGCGCTGTCCGTGCTGTCCCCGGAGGGGCCGGTGGGCGTGTCATTCCGGGCCAGCGAGGGGCGCGTGGCCATGGCTGCGGTCAACGTCGAGGGACGCGCCGCCCGATACGTGGCGCCCACGCGCCCCGCCCTGGAGCACCTCATCGGGGGCGTGCCCCCCGGCGCGTCAGACGTGCAACTGGTGATCAGCAACCCGCGCGAGGAACGCGCCGACATCACCGTGACCGCGCTGGGCGCCACGTCGTCCTACGAACTCGCCGCCACCGCAGACCTGAGCGTCGAGCCCATGTCGAGCGTCGTGGTTCCCATCGCGGAATCGCTCGGCGGCGAGGCGAGCGCCATCCGCGTCGAATCCACCCAGGAGGTGGCCGCAGGGGTGGTGGTGAGCGGCCCGACGGGGAGCCCCGCCACCCTGGTCGACGTGGAGGCCGCACCGGAGCTGGCGGCCACCACGATGGGTGGCGCCCTCCAGATCACGAACCCGGGGACCGACCCGGTCGAGGTGAAGGTGTCTGCCGGGGAAGGGTTCACGCTGACGGTGTCGCCCGGGACCACCGTCGTGCAGGTCCTCCCCCTGGCGGCCCAGCAGCTCATCACCGTGACGGCGGACGACCCTGTGATCGCTTCGGCCGCCACGTCGGAGGCAACGGGCACCATCATCGTGCCGCTGGGCGGTGTGGCCGATGAGCCACGCTCGACCGGCAGGGCGGAGCTGGACGCCCACCTGAGGTGA
- a CDS encoding metallopeptidase family protein: MPRRRDRHDRGMRGPLATPNPLSGKPVPLGRPTRVDYFNECVTNAMVDIAGACPDALNGIIVGVEEVPHLRGGWTGDRVPLSAAVEPSRGRKAQIVIFERPLEHRASSRAELRRLVHRTIVEQLSTLTGRSIEDLGGDENWDDWD; encoded by the coding sequence ATGCCACGCAGAAGAGACCGACATGACCGCGGAATGCGGGGCCCGTTGGCCACGCCCAACCCGCTGTCGGGCAAGCCGGTGCCCCTCGGCCGGCCCACGCGCGTGGACTACTTCAACGAATGCGTCACCAACGCGATGGTCGACATCGCCGGTGCCTGCCCGGATGCGCTGAACGGGATCATCGTCGGGGTCGAGGAGGTTCCCCACCTGCGTGGCGGTTGGACGGGAGACCGCGTGCCGCTGTCCGCGGCGGTGGAACCGAGCAGGGGCCGGAAGGCCCAGATCGTGATCTTCGAGCGTCCGCTCGAGCACCGCGCCTCGTCGCGCGCGGAATTGCGCCGCCTGGTGCACCGCACCATCGTCGAGCAGTTGAGCACGCTCACCGGCCGGAGCATCGAAGACCTGGGGGGCGACGAGAACTGGGACGACTGGGACTGA
- a CDS encoding DUF3499 domain-containing protein has translation MRSCSRTACAAPAVATMTYVYADSTAVLGPLSLTPEPGIYDLCQRHAERTSPPNGWEMIRLPLNGTAPAPTQETSDDLMALADAVRAIGLRNDDVAPPLTSVVIPVVAAAPDPARGGHLRLVPTGE, from the coding sequence GTGCGTTCCTGTTCCCGTACCGCGTGTGCCGCCCCGGCGGTGGCGACGATGACGTACGTCTATGCAGACTCCACGGCGGTCCTGGGGCCCCTGTCGCTGACGCCGGAACCGGGGATCTACGACCTGTGCCAGCGCCACGCGGAGCGCACCAGCCCGCCGAACGGCTGGGAGATGATCCGGCTGCCGCTCAACGGCACCGCCCCCGCCCCCACGCAGGAGACGTCCGACGACCTCATGGCGCTGGCGGATGCGGTGCGGGCCATCGGCCTACGGAATGACGACGTCGCGCCGCCGCTGACCAGCGTGGTCATCCCCGTCGTCGCCGCTGCGCCCGATCCGGCCCGTGGCGGCCACCTGCGGCTCGTCCCGACGGGCGAGTGA
- the manB gene encoding phosphomannomutase/phosphoglucomutase (converts mannose-6-phosphate to mannose-1-phosphate; the resulting product is then converted to GDP-mannose by ManC which is then used in the synthesis of mannose-containing glycoconjugates that are important for mediating entry into host cells) has protein sequence MLERDIFKANDIRGIVVGDNPQWDLDGARALGAAFVELLEPEEFVLGRDMRVLGRELSWAFIDGARRAGASVVDIGLSSTDQLWFASGQLSLPGVQFTASHNPSEYNGIKFCLADARPVPPDFMNRLRDLAATVELGDEVRGEVRELDCLEDYADKLGDLVPATGERELTVVVDAGNGMAGHTALTALAGRSLDIVGLYLDLDGSFPNHPANPLEPANLVDAQRAVVDNDADLGLVFDGDADRCFIIDEQGEVVDPSVITAMIAVAELAKHPGSTIVTNTITSWGVGEAVEAAGGTIRQSRVGHTYVKALMAETGAVFGGEHSAHYYFRDFWSADTGMLAALHVIELLRSADRPLSQLAAVYDSYRRSGELNSTVDDAEACMDAVAAAFEGRGEADRLDGLSVRNPTEGWWINLRPSNTEPLLRLNVEARNQATMEALRDEVLALVRAGQPD, from the coding sequence GTGCTTGAGCGAGACATCTTCAAGGCCAACGACATCCGCGGCATCGTCGTCGGCGACAACCCACAGTGGGACCTTGACGGGGCCCGGGCGCTGGGCGCCGCCTTCGTCGAGTTGCTCGAGCCGGAGGAATTCGTGCTCGGCCGCGACATGCGGGTGCTCGGCCGCGAACTGTCCTGGGCCTTCATCGACGGGGCGCGCCGCGCCGGCGCCTCCGTGGTGGACATCGGCCTCAGCTCGACGGACCAGCTGTGGTTCGCGTCGGGCCAGCTGAGCCTGCCCGGCGTGCAGTTCACCGCCAGCCACAACCCGTCCGAATACAACGGCATCAAGTTCTGCCTGGCGGACGCCAGGCCCGTGCCGCCGGATTTCATGAACCGGCTGCGTGACCTCGCCGCCACGGTCGAACTCGGCGACGAGGTGCGGGGCGAGGTCCGCGAACTCGACTGCCTGGAGGACTACGCGGACAAGCTCGGCGATCTGGTCCCGGCCACGGGGGAGCGCGAGCTCACCGTCGTTGTCGACGCGGGCAACGGCATGGCCGGTCACACCGCGCTGACCGCGCTGGCCGGGCGATCCCTCGACATCGTCGGCCTCTACCTCGACCTGGACGGCTCGTTCCCGAACCATCCTGCCAACCCCCTGGAGCCCGCGAACCTAGTCGACGCGCAGCGCGCCGTCGTCGACAACGACGCCGACCTCGGTCTGGTCTTCGACGGCGACGCCGACCGCTGCTTCATCATCGACGAGCAGGGCGAGGTGGTGGACCCCTCGGTCATCACCGCCATGATCGCGGTGGCGGAACTGGCGAAGCACCCCGGTTCCACCATCGTGACCAACACCATCACCTCCTGGGGCGTCGGCGAGGCCGTGGAGGCGGCCGGCGGCACCATCCGGCAGTCGCGCGTGGGCCACACCTACGTCAAGGCGCTGATGGCCGAGACCGGCGCCGTCTTCGGCGGGGAACACTCCGCGCACTACTACTTCCGCGACTTCTGGTCGGCCGACACCGGCATGCTCGCAGCGCTGCACGTGATCGAACTGCTCCGCTCCGCGGACAGGCCGCTCTCGCAGCTGGCCGCCGTCTACGACTCCTACCGCCGCTCCGGCGAACTCAACTCCACCGTCGACGACGCGGAGGCCTGCATGGACGCGGTCGCCGCCGCGTTCGAGGGCAGGGGAGAGGCGGACCGGCTCGACGGGCTGAGCGTCCGCAACCCTACGGAGGGCTGGTGGATCAACCTGCGCCCCAGCAACACCGAGCCGCTCCTGCGGCTGAACGTGGAGGCCCGCAACCAGGCCACGATGGAAGCCCTGCGCGACGAGGTGCTCGCCCTCGTCCGGGCCGGGCAGCCCGACTAA
- a CDS encoding Trm112 family protein: MAETLELSPEFMAIAACPACHAKFAVDYDQQELVCTNNACALAYPVRDGIPVLLIDQARSTQ; encoded by the coding sequence ATGGCCGAAACTCTCGAGCTGTCGCCCGAATTCATGGCGATCGCCGCGTGCCCCGCGTGCCACGCCAAGTTCGCCGTCGACTACGACCAGCAGGAACTCGTGTGCACCAACAACGCCTGTGCGCTGGCGTACCCGGTGCGCGACGGGATCCCCGTGCTGCTCATCGACCAGGCCCGTAGCACCCAGTGA
- a CDS encoding SIS domain-containing protein yields MNGPQFDDSRLEAADLEQHEGLRALAMAGARIRRAALTEPHGHLERADRPRGVLAMGAESRLVRAVLEPACPVPFMAWPGPGLPAWVGPLDLAVILGTTDTPGWVVQCAAEANRRGATLIVAAPEDCELTEVTRSNTTTLIPLEENDPVAAAVSVLAQLGALGLGPLVYPEHVADAADLVAEACAPTSDLSENPGKELALALADRLPLIWGGTTLAARASRRIAEAVRRACGRPALAADASEIRTLLTSAPIRDPFADPFDGDSETQPVLVLLDDDKLPDRVSGVAMDLADVAESRGLRVARVSSGDADLGATDVERYITLLQKGLYGAAYLEIGLTATE; encoded by the coding sequence GTGAACGGCCCCCAGTTCGACGATTCGCGCCTCGAAGCTGCTGATCTCGAGCAGCACGAGGGCCTTCGCGCCCTGGCCATGGCCGGTGCCCGCATCCGGCGCGCCGCGCTGACCGAGCCGCACGGGCACCTCGAGCGGGCAGACCGCCCGCGGGGTGTGCTGGCGATGGGTGCCGAGTCCAGGCTGGTGCGCGCCGTGCTCGAGCCCGCCTGCCCGGTGCCGTTCATGGCCTGGCCGGGCCCCGGGCTGCCCGCCTGGGTGGGTCCTCTGGACCTCGCGGTCATCCTCGGGACCACGGACACCCCCGGGTGGGTGGTGCAGTGCGCCGCGGAGGCCAACCGTCGTGGCGCCACGCTGATCGTCGCCGCCCCGGAGGATTGCGAACTGACGGAGGTGACGCGCTCCAACACCACCACGCTGATTCCGCTGGAGGAGAACGACCCCGTCGCGGCCGCCGTGTCTGTGCTGGCCCAGCTGGGCGCGCTCGGGCTCGGGCCGCTGGTGTACCCCGAACATGTGGCAGACGCGGCAGACCTCGTGGCCGAGGCGTGCGCGCCCACAAGTGACCTGTCGGAGAACCCCGGCAAGGAGCTCGCGCTCGCGCTCGCGGACAGGTTGCCGCTGATCTGGGGTGGCACGACGCTGGCCGCACGTGCGTCGCGGCGCATAGCCGAAGCGGTCCGCCGCGCCTGTGGTCGCCCCGCCCTCGCCGCAGATGCGTCGGAGATCCGCACCCTGCTGACCTCCGCCCCCATCCGTGACCCGTTCGCAGACCCCTTCGACGGCGACTCCGAGACCCAGCCGGTGCTGGTCCTGCTCGACGACGACAAACTGCCGGACCGGGTGTCCGGCGTGGCGATGGACCTGGCTGACGTGGCCGAATCGCGCGGCCTGCGGGTCGCCCGCGTCTCGTCCGGCGACGCGGACCTCGGCGCCACGGACGTCGAGCGCTACATCACGTTGCTGCAGAAGGGCCTCTACGGCGCTGCTTACCTGGAGATCGGCCTGACCGCCACCGAGTGA
- a CDS encoding type II 3-dehydroquinate dehydratase: MRKVLVLNGPNLGRLGTRQPEIYGAMTYAGLAEHLVETGEGMGLEVDVRQTEHEGQMIEWLHEAADGGLPVVLNAGAWTHYSYAIADAAALTTYVEVHISNVHAREGFREHSVLSAKAAGIIIGCGVGGYDLALAHVAAM; encoded by the coding sequence ATGCGCAAGGTTCTCGTCCTCAACGGCCCCAACCTCGGCCGGCTCGGTACCCGTCAGCCGGAGATCTACGGCGCCATGACCTACGCCGGCCTAGCCGAGCACCTCGTCGAGACCGGTGAAGGCATGGGCCTCGAGGTCGACGTCCGGCAGACGGAGCACGAGGGCCAGATGATCGAGTGGCTCCACGAGGCGGCCGACGGTGGCCTCCCCGTCGTCCTCAACGCAGGGGCCTGGACGCACTACTCGTATGCCATCGCGGATGCTGCGGCGCTGACCACGTACGTGGAGGTGCACATCTCCAACGTGCACGCGCGCGAGGGTTTCCGGGAACACAGCGTGCTGTCGGCCAAGGCGGCCGGCATCATCATCGGCTGCGGCGTGGGTGGATATGACCTCGCGCTGGCCCACGTGGCCGCCATGTAG